The stretch of DNA cggatgatgttatgcacagttgatgatgatagatgcaaagtctttgcaatgtttcgctgggtaacacctttctgatattgctccactatctttctgcacaacattgtgtgaattggtgatcctctacccatcttggcttctgagagacactgccacactgagaggctctttttatacccaatcatgttgccaattgacctaattagtgttaattggtcttccagctcttcgttatgctcaaatttactttttccagcctcttattgctacttgtcccaacttttttgggatttgttgacaccgtgaaaatgttttcctttaaaatgatacatttactcggattaaacgtttgatctgtcatctacgttctattacaaataaaatattgacatttgccatctccacatcattgcattcagtttttattcacaatttgtttagtgtcccaacttttttggaatccggtttgtatttctttatttgatacaatttGGATTTTAGAAATCTCTATATGAAATAAAACCATTGAAGTGTGTAGATATGCAGGGAAAAGGGATCTTTCAAACAATGAACCAGAGGTGTCCCTGTTTGACCATCCAAAAAGTTGAGAGGTATGATACCACCAGGAAGGAAAGGTGCGAATCCACtcctctaatcctgagaaatgctGAATATTTATGCAAACAAGGAAATTGGTGCCCCGTGGCGGGGCTGATCCATTTGGTGCACCACCACCTCACCAGTAAGCTTCTCCTAATTGACTGACCGTCCTTGAGCCAGTAATAATGACACAAGGGAAGCCAGGTTCACCGAGCAGAGCGCCCCATACATAGTGCACCATCCCTGTGGTGCACCAAAAACCTATTTATTTCCATAAAAATACACATTTCTTAGGATCAGAGGAGCAGATTTTCTATGAACAGTATGGTTGCGTTTCGAGACACCTACCCTACATGGCGGTATGATTTCTTTCAGACTGATTTTGGAGGAGACACACTCATTCTAATATGTGATTAAATCCTTACAATAAATCTGACATATTAGCTCTACAGATAAAAATCTTTAGCTGGAAAAGGTCTTCTATGGCAGTGGAGGCTGTGCACGTGCTGGCCTCCACAGAGGACAATATAGTGGGGAAGAACAGGAACTCTCCATCCAGAGCTGAGGCTTCTGATCAGCGTGTTGCTTTCTCCTTCCAACTCTCTGATGCGTTCAGTAAGTCATCTATAAGTGCAGCCTGTGCCTCCAGGGCAGACACTTTCTGGTGGACTTCTGCTTTCAGCATCTGGATTTCTTCATCCTTCTGCTGTATTATATTTTTCAGCTGCTTGATCTGGTCATTTGCTAGGGTCAGGCTTTGTATCTCTTCAGATCTTTCCCGATGATTGAACCTTGCATCAATATTCCCCTTGGTTGTGTCCCATAGAAAGCCTTCATCCATCATCTCAGTTCTCCGTTTACATTGTCTGTGTTCATGCTGGGTCTTCTCCTCATCTTCTTGTCCAGGTACTGGGCTTCTCTCCTCATATCTGTTGGATTTTCTAGTTTCCATTTCTTGGTTCGGTTTATTTTCTATTTCATGGATGTAGCTCTTTCGCTGTTGAATAACCTGCTCCATATTCTGGATTGTGTTGTGCTCCACCTCTGTGGTCCTGTCCTTGTCATGCAGATTTTGTTGGAGATTCTCTTTTCTGGTCTGCATTTCATGTGCCTTTTTTTCTCTCAGTTCCTTCATCAGTTCTTCAATTTTCTGCTCCATATTCTGGATTCTTCCACGTTCCTGCTCTATGATCCTCTCCTTGTCACGCAGATCTTTGTGGAGCATCTCTATAGTGCCTTCTCTCTCTTTCATGATCTTGGTGCATGCCTCTACCACCTGTTTTTTAGCATCTTCATTTTCATTCTTCTCCCTAAGTAATCTTCTATTTTGACTTTGAAGCTCCTCGTTTTCGCTTtgaagtttttgtattttttgactCATTTCTGTGAATCGTGCTTGTGTTATGTTCCGATGCTCCTGCCATTTAGCATTTGTTGTAATACTTTTTTTATAAACTAAGAAAGATGAAGAAACTTGATCTTGAAGTGCACTGTCCACCTCATGAAGGGTCGATATGCTGGGGTCTAGAATTATGTTTTTTGCTTCTGGTCCATTCAAATCATCAGCTCCTTTCCGAACCCGAGCAGCAGACAAATCACCTTCTTTAGTGGATTTTGTACTTGAAGTCCCTGAAGACGCAGGTTCATTGTCTACACTGCTGTCCTGGAAAGCCTCCTGCTGTAGACCCATAGCAGACATGTCTGGTTCACTGGGTTTTCTGCCAGAATCATCCTGTAGAAAATCTAAATGGAAGAAATAAAAAACAAGATGTAAACGTGAAGGAACCTTCTGATCTCTGAGAGTAAGTTCTTTCCAAAACCAATGAAAGCTGCAGATTGTCTGCTTTTTCTGTCACAACATCGACATCTCCGGTAGCTTTAGAGACCTGTCTGAATATGGGACCCTCAGGCAGGGGAGTAActgccatagcggcagaccatgtggctgctatggggcccaggacaagagggggcccagcctaagttgggatcatctcctcttctactgggggtgaaaacttggtcaggactctgcctcctaaaggaacaacttttagcaaatgcgacagtggaaaaatggcccaagggtcattgaaaggggtttaggcagaaacccttctgtcctgtgacgGGGCCCGgtctgatccttgctatggggcccttacttctctatgtacgccactggcctcAGGTATTAAAGGAGTTTTACAGCTTCAACAGAAAGGTTACTCATTGAACAGTGAAACATTCCACAACTTCCATTGTACTTTCCACACAGCTgttagatctctgcttgctgtcattcagtaGGCATCATCTATTCCGATGGATAAAACCTCTCTGGTCGAGTGATGGTCACACGGTTGAACAGCTCCTTATAGCTCTGATAAGGGGACTGCAATGAGCCGTCTGCCTGTGTGACCATCACACAACCACTAGAAGAAATGCATCcattgaatgacagcaagcagagatcttcacAACCAGAAAGAGTTTAGATGATAAAGTACAGTGGATAACCTGTATTCACAGAAACTGGAACAATTATTTAATTACGTAGTCTATTATTTCTTCAGTTTGAAGAGACTTTTAATACTTAGAGACGTGGATTTGTGGCTTTAGTGGGACAGCAGAAGACATCCGCCACGTGCAATATCCTAGAATAAGACATGGTGGCTTTCATGTCCATCAATGACAGGACCTATAGCAAACTGGACCCTAATAGCAGCACTACCCCTGGCCTATCCGGGATTCAGACTCCATGACCGGAAGGAGGAGAAGCCAGAAAGTGACTCTGACCTCTAGGGCCACATGTCCACGTTCTGTAGGATTTTACGTGTAGATTTCCCGatggtcagtccacagtgtaaTGCAGCAAAGCAGACAAGTCTACGTGAAGCAGAAAGTGACGTTTGTCTGGAGTTTAATGTCTGTAGCGTCCAGAGCGGATCTGGCCGTGTGCAGGCGCCATTAGGGAGTGTTCACACATGGGGGACACACCGCTGATTTACATAATGGAAAATCTACAACGTAAACCGATCCAGGAAAGTGGACGACAGTTTACAAAACCCCattcacatgctgcagaaaaATATCTGTAGGGGAGACGAGCCTGCAAAATAATAATTTTAGCAGCAGATTTCCACAGCGGGGAAGGaaatgcagcaaaatctgcaacaaatctgaATGTCAAGATTTATGTGGATATTAAAGAGGAATCAAAATCTGCTGCAAAAAATCCTCTGTGGCATAAGAGCCATgtgtccatagcagccaatcagattgcaccGGAAATCTGGCTCAgtgtccatagcagccaatcagattgcaccGGAAATCTGGCTCAgtgtccatagcagccaatcagattgcaccaattttttttcagagctgctttgttatatgaaagctggaatctgatagcTTGCCAGGGGCCACTAATACAGTTTTCCTTTgctccagttttgataaatctcccttagAGTTTTCTGCGTGGACTTTGTCGTGCAGATTCCGCCTCTGACATCCTCCTGACAGCCCCATCGTCTTCAGTGGAGAACCTCTGCCCTAGTTCACATGCAgcagttttttttcaaagttgtGGATTGACAATCCATGTTTCAGGAAAACCACATTCATtcctgctggaagatcccattaaaattaatggaagGTGAAAAAACCCCAtaaataaaagcgttttaaaggtgTCCCTGAGTACATGTACCTGGGTCTGAACTACCTACCCTCAGTACATGTACCTGGGTCTGAACTATCTACCCTCAGTACATGTACCTGGGTCGAACTACCTACCCTTAGTACATGTACCTGGGTCTGAACTACCTACCCTCAGTACATGTACCTGGGTCTGAACTACCTACCCTCAGTACATGTACCTGGGTCTGAACTACCTACCCTCAGTACATGTACCTGGGTCTGAACTACCTACCCTCAGTACATGTACCTGGGTCTGAACTACCTACCCTCAGTACATGTACCTGGGTCTGAACTACCTACCCTCAGTACATGTACCTGGGTCTGAACTACCTACCCTCAGTACATGTACCTGGGTCTGAACTACCTACCCTCAGTACATGTACCTGGGTCTGAACTACCTACCCTCAGTACATGTACCTGGGTCTGAACTACCTACCCTCAGTACATGTACCTGGGTCTGAACTACCTACCCTCAGTACATGTACCTGGGTCTGAACTACCTACCCTCAGTACATGTTCTTGGGTCTGAACTACCTACCCTCAGTACATGTACCTGGGTCTGAACTACCTACACTCAGTATATGTACCTGGGTCTGAAATACCTACCCTCAGTACATGTACCTGGGTCTGAACTACCTACCCTCAGTACATGTACCGGGGTCTGAACTACCTACACTCAGTATATGTACCTGGGTCTGAACTACCTACCCTCAGTACATGTACCTTGGTCTGAACTACCTACCCTGAGTACATGCACCTGGGTCTGAACTACCTACCCTCAGTACATGTACCTGGGTCTGAACTTCCTACCCTCAGTACATGTACCTGGGTCTGAACTACCTACCCTCAGTACATGTACCTGGGTCTGAACTATCTACCCTCAGTACATGTACCTGGGTCTGAACTATCTACCCACAACACATGTAACCAGTTCTGCACAACATACCCCTAGCACATTTAACCAGTCATGCACAACCTACCCTCTGCTCATGTACCCAGGTCTGCACTATCTACCCTCAGTACATGTACACATTTCTGAACTACCTACCCCCAGCGCATGTACCCAGGCAAATATACATTGAATATACATTGCTGTGGGGCCAAGAGATAGAAGAATTCAAACCTGTGTCCATCACTGAACACTCCTCATCATCttgtattttctttattttccccATCAGGATTCGTTGTATGTCTTTCAGGTTTTCAGGGTTCTTCTTTTTCTCGTTGAACAGATATAGGTCTCGGGTCAGTCTACTGATGCTGGGCTGGTGTCTCAGTATCTGGTTCTTTTTAGTATAGTCGGTATTCTGCAGATCATCGATCACCACAATGATATTCTCTCTACCTGTAGAAAAATACAAGAAAGCAGTCAAACTCGCATGAACTGCAGAAACTAAGGCAATCAGCAAAATGTACATGAGATTTCTTACACACCCAGAAAATCAGAGAGTTGTTTGAGCTCCTCATTGTACAAGGAGTCTGTGACATCTGTGACGTTGAGTCGTCCTTGCTTTTGTGTGTGATACAGGATGGCAAACGAGCAGTTTGGGAGCTCAGAGTAAAACCTTGTAGAATTATTGGTGATGCAGACAGCATGGACATCTATGGGTCTCATCACACACTTGGTCTTCAGCCATTCCATCAGCCACTCATAATTACTTTGTGCTGACCTCGAGAAGATGATGACTTTTAGTCTCGAAGAGCAATTCTGTTTGGAATCTAAAGATGTTTCTTTGCTTGTCTGAAAGTAAAATAAAGATTTATGACCTGTCCATCAAGTCCATCCATCCCACCAGCACAATACTGTCTACAGTGGGGGATCTCTACAGTGATATCAAGAGCAGTCAATGGGAATGTATATAATTGAGTTGTATGCAGCCCCACAGCTCTGTATGTATGCAGTCCTTCTGGATGAGTTCCCAGGTGCTGGTTCAGAAGACAGGTCAACCTATTATAGTATAAAGAGGAGAGCTGTGTCTTGGAGCCTCGGGCCGatgggtgaaatcagctgaacaTCCATCCATATTAAATGGAGCAGCACCGAAGATTAGATGAACCAGAGTTTCATTATAATAAGCATAGAAGACAGAAAGAAGGTCATGTTTCTAGGACTTACTTGACATGATAATATTGCGGGTTTGCCAGAAGAATAATCAGATGCGCCTGTGGAGAGAGTGAAAGTTACCAATAATCTACATGATTCCAGTCTCAATTAATGCTGCCATTAAACTATCGGCTATGTGGTCACTATGGACATCAATATATAGAATGAAAGATGTTTTGAAAACTGACAGTCTGTGGTTAAGGCTGATAACCGCTCTATTCACACATACACATCGCACACCTCATCTCAGATCTCTGCAGTTGCTATCAAGTCTGTTGAGTCTCAtttttgatttttgttttttacaaaatTCTGCATTTAGTGTTCATAATTTTGTTGACCACCCACATATATGCAAGAAGCCAAGAACATACAGGGAGGACAGGAGAAATCAGGATTAAAGCTTAAAGACCAAGAGTGGACAGGGGCGTCAAAGACCGGACATGAGAAACCAAGACTGAACACAGTAGATCAAAACTGTATTAACAAGACTAAAATTGGTTATAGGAGACCAAGCGTACATAGAGGAAACCAAGACTAGACATGGTAGACCTAGACTAGAAAGAGAACACCAATACTGGACAGGGGAGATCAAGAGTGGAAAGGAGAAACCAAGACTGTAAACAAAAGACCAAGACTGAATTAACAAGACCAAAATTGGTTATAGGAGACCAAGCGTACATAGAGGAAACCAAGACTAGACATGGTAGACCTAGACTAGAAAGAGAATACCAATACTGGACAGGAGAAACCAAGACTGTAAACAAAAGACCAAGACTGAATTAACAAGACCAAAATTGGTTATAGGAGACCAAGCGTACATAGAGGAAACCAAAACTAGACATGGTAGACCTAGACTAGAAAGAGAATACCAAACTGGACAGGAGAAACCAAGACTGTAAACAAAAGACCAAGACTGAATTAACAAGACCAAAATTGTACAGGGGAAACAAGAATTAGAGAGAGGAAACCTAGACTAGACAAGGGAGACTTAAACTGGACAGAGGAGACCACGACTGTAGATGAGGAATCCTAGATTGGACAGGTGAACTTACATTGGACAGAGAAGACCTAGACAGGATATGAATAACCACCACTACAGATGAGGGACCAAGATTTCTTTGAAGTTCTAGTCTGGGGAAGCAGTGTTTTCATGATTGGACGAGTAACTATACTATAGTTGAATATTGTCCTTATATCTTATCTGCCTATTCTACTGCTACTTAGCGAGGGTCATTTCATGCTTGCCAAGAGACACAAAATGTTTCTGCTGCCATGTATTCTCTCTTCAAGAATACAAACCAGTACCCCCAGCATATGTACCCCCCATGTAAGAGCTGGAAGCTGCCGGCCACTTAGTGTGCATCATGCTGCAGAATATACATTGCTGTGGGGCCAAGAGATAGAAGAATACAAACCAGTGTCCACCACTGCCCACTCCTCATCATCTTGTATTTTCTCTATTTTCCCCATCAGGATTCGTTGTATGTCTTTCAGGTTTTCAGGGTTCTTCTTTAGCTCGTTGAACAGATATAGGTCCCAAGCCAGTCTACTGATGCTGGGCTGGTTTCTCAGTATCTGGTTCTTCTTGGTATAGTCGGTATTCTGCAGATCATCGATCACCACAATGACGTTCTCTCTACCTGAAGAAAAATACAAGAAAGCAATCAAGCTCACATGAACTGCAGAAACGGAGGCAATCAGCAAAATGTACATGAGATTTCTTACACACCCAGGAAAGCAGAGAGTTCTTTGAGCTCCTCATTGTACAAGGAGTCTGTGACATCTGTGACGTTGAGTCGTCCTTGCTTTTGTGTGTGATACAGGATGGCAAACGAGCAGTTTGGGAGCTCAGAGTAAAACCTTGTAGAATTATTGGTGATGCAGAAAGCATGGACATCTATGGGTCTCATCACACACTTGGTCTTCAGCCATTCCATCAGCCACTCATAATTACTTTGTGCTGACCTCGAGAAGATGATGACTTTCAGTCTTGACTTACGTTTTCCTCCTAAGCCTTTTGAGAGGTAATTCTGTTTGGGATCTGAAGATGTTTCACGGCTATTCTGAAACTTAAATAAAATTCATGACTGTTCACCAAGTCCATCCATGCCACCAGCACAATACGGTCTACAGTGGGGGATGTCTACAGTGATATCAAGAGCAGTCAATAGGAATGTacgtacagatgcagccaagctaaaattaactctgataacacatgtcaTGATATTATCTCggttatcttgtgacaaaagcaaTTGAAATCCACTAGTTAACCTTTTCTTGCCATTTTTTACTT from Bufo bufo chromosome 7, aBufBuf1.1, whole genome shotgun sequence encodes:
- the LOC121007666 gene encoding uncharacterized protein LOC121007666 isoform X2, which encodes MSFRTRNKVVVGISSRSSEEDLRWLMEFIRGTFLELVSDVKYLPITNNNFLEWKDEMRRCSVGILYHTKRHGRINIVDVDGALYHDELQSLYNTLGKSKVLVVVDDLENCSDSERERILDTQSSLRHRSSQLLLFPETGKIEEAKKKKEEFLKFLGNNAGGEDLQVNTKNPEGGLIWKSIKDRIPGASFFSSGFSPFSSHQNSRETSSDPKQNYLSKGLGGKRKSRLKVIIFSRSAQSNYEWLMEWLKTKCVMRPIDVHAFCITNNSTRFYSELPNCSFAILYHTQKQGRLNVTDVTDSLYNEELKELSAFLGRENVIVVIDDLQNTDYTKKNQILRNQPSISRLAWDLYLFNELKKNPENLKDIQRILMGKIEKIQDDEEWAVVDTGASDYSSGKPAILSCQTSKETSLDSKQNCSSRLKVIIFSRSAQSNYEWLMEWLKTKCVMRPIDVHAVCITNNSTRFYSELPNCSFAILYHTQKQGRLNVTDVTDSLYNEELKQLSDFLGRENIIVVIDDLQNTDYTKKNQILRHQPSISRLTRDLYLFNEKKKNPENLKDIQRILMGKIKKIQDDEECSVMDTDFLQDDSGRKPSEPDMSAMGLQQEAFQDSSVDNEPASSGTSSTKSTKEGDLSAARVRKGADDLNGPEAKNIILDPSISTLHEVDSALQDQVSSSFLVYKKSITTQARFTEMSQKIQKLQSENEELQSQNRRLLREKNENEDAKKQVVEACTKIMKEREGTIEMLHKDLRDKERIIEQERGRIQNMEQKIEELMKELREKKAHEMQTRKENLQQNLHDKDRTTEVEHNTIQNMEQVIQQRKSYIHEIENKPNQEMETRKSNRYEERSPVPGQEDEEKTQHEHRQCKRRTEMMDEGFLWDTTKGNIDARFNHRERSEEIQSLTLANDQIKQLKNIIQQKDEEIQMLKAEVHQKVSALEAQAALIDDLLNASESWKEKATR
- the LOC121007666 gene encoding uncharacterized protein LOC121007666 isoform X3, with amino-acid sequence MSFRTRNKVVVGISSRSSEEDLRWLMEFIRGTFLELVSDVKYLPITNNNFLEWKDEMRRCSVGILYHTKRHGRINIVDVDGALYHDELQSLYNTLGKSKVLVVVDDLENCSDSERERILDTQSSLRHRSSQLLLFPETGKIEEAKKKKEEFLKFLGNNAGGASFFSSGFSPFSSHQNSRETSSDPKQNYLSKGLGGKRKSRLKVIIFSRSAQSNYEWLMEWLKTKCVMRPIDVHAFCITNNSTRFYSELPNCSFAILYHTQKQGRLNVTDVTDSLYNEELKELSAFLGRENVIVVIDDLQNTDYTKKNQILRNQPSISRLAWDLYLFNELKKNPENLKDIQRILMGKIEKIQDDEEWAVVDTGASDYSSGKPAILSCQTSKETSLDSKQNCSSRLKVIIFSRSAQSNYEWLMEWLKTKCVMRPIDVHAVCITNNSTRFYSELPNCSFAILYHTQKQGRLNVTDVTDSLYNEELKQLSDFLGRENIIVVIDDLQNTDYTKKNQILRHQPSISRLTRDLYLFNEKKKNPENLKDIQRILMGKIKKIQDDEECSVMDTDFLQDDSGRKPSEPDMSAMGLQQEAFQDSSVDNEPASSGTSSTKSTKEGDLSAARVRKGADDLNGPEAKNIILDPSISTLHEVDSALQDQVSSSFLVYKKSITTNAKWQEHRNITQARFTEMSQKIQKLQSENEELQSQNRRLLREKNENEDAKKQVVEACTKIMKEREGTIEMLHKDLRDKERIIEQERGRIQNMEQKIEELMKELREKKAHEMQTRKENLQQNLHDKDRTTEVEHNTIQNMEQVIQQRKSYIHEIENKPNQEMETRKSNRYEERSPVPGQEDEEKTQHEHRQCKRRTEMMDEGFLWDTTKGNIDARFNHRERSEEIQSLTLANDQIKQLKNIIQQKDEEIQMLKAEVHQKVSALEAQAALIDDLLNASESWKEKATR
- the LOC121007666 gene encoding uncharacterized protein LOC121007666 isoform X1 → MSFRTRNKVVVGISSRSSEEDLRWLMEFIRGTFLELVSDVKYLPITNNNFLEWKDEMRRCSVGILYHTKRHGRINIVDVDGALYHDELQSLYNTLGKSKVLVVVDDLENCSDSERERILDTQSSLRHRSSQLLLFPETGKIEEAKKKKEEFLKFLGNNAGGEDLQVNTKNPEGGLIWKSIKDRIPGASFFSSGFSPFSSHQNSRETSSDPKQNYLSKGLGGKRKSRLKVIIFSRSAQSNYEWLMEWLKTKCVMRPIDVHAFCITNNSTRFYSELPNCSFAILYHTQKQGRLNVTDVTDSLYNEELKELSAFLGRENVIVVIDDLQNTDYTKKNQILRNQPSISRLAWDLYLFNELKKNPENLKDIQRILMGKIEKIQDDEEWAVVDTGASDYSSGKPAILSCQTSKETSLDSKQNCSSRLKVIIFSRSAQSNYEWLMEWLKTKCVMRPIDVHAVCITNNSTRFYSELPNCSFAILYHTQKQGRLNVTDVTDSLYNEELKQLSDFLGRENIIVVIDDLQNTDYTKKNQILRHQPSISRLTRDLYLFNEKKKNPENLKDIQRILMGKIKKIQDDEECSVMDTDFLQDDSGRKPSEPDMSAMGLQQEAFQDSSVDNEPASSGTSSTKSTKEGDLSAARVRKGADDLNGPEAKNIILDPSISTLHEVDSALQDQVSSSFLVYKKSITTNAKWQEHRNITQARFTEMSQKIQKLQSENEELQSQNRRLLREKNENEDAKKQVVEACTKIMKEREGTIEMLHKDLRDKERIIEQERGRIQNMEQKIEELMKELREKKAHEMQTRKENLQQNLHDKDRTTEVEHNTIQNMEQVIQQRKSYIHEIENKPNQEMETRKSNRYEERSPVPGQEDEEKTQHEHRQCKRRTEMMDEGFLWDTTKGNIDARFNHRERSEEIQSLTLANDQIKQLKNIIQQKDEEIQMLKAEVHQKVSALEAQAALIDDLLNASESWKEKATR
- the LOC121007666 gene encoding ERC protein 2-like isoform X4; its protein translation is MSFRTRNKVVVGISSRSSEEDLRWLMEFIRGTFLELVSDVKYLPITNNNFLEWKDEMRRCSVGILYHTKRHGRINIVDVDGALYHDELQSLYNTLGKSKVLVVVDDLENCSDSERERILDTQSSLRHRSSQLLLFPETGKIEEAKKKKEEFLKFLGNNAGGEDLQVNTKNPEGGLIWKSIKDRIPGASFFSSGFSPFSSHQNSRETSSDPKQNYLSKGLGGKRKSRLKVIIFSRSAQSNYEWLMEWLKTKCVMRPIDVHAVCITNNSTRFYSELPNCSFAILYHTQKQGRLNVTDVTDSLYNEELKQLSDFLGRENIIVVIDDLQNTDYTKKNQILRHQPSISRLTRDLYLFNEKKKNPENLKDIQRILMGKIKKIQDDEECSVMDTDFLQDDSGRKPSEPDMSAMGLQQEAFQDSSVDNEPASSGTSSTKSTKEGDLSAARVRKGADDLNGPEAKNIILDPSISTLHEVDSALQDQVSSSFLVYKKSITTNAKWQEHRNITQARFTEMSQKIQKLQSENEELQSQNRRLLREKNENEDAKKQVVEACTKIMKEREGTIEMLHKDLRDKERIIEQERGRIQNMEQKIEELMKELREKKAHEMQTRKENLQQNLHDKDRTTEVEHNTIQNMEQVIQQRKSYIHEIENKPNQEMETRKSNRYEERSPVPGQEDEEKTQHEHRQCKRRTEMMDEGFLWDTTKGNIDARFNHRERSEEIQSLTLANDQIKQLKNIIQQKDEEIQMLKAEVHQKVSALEAQAALIDDLLNASESWKEKATR
- the LOC121007666 gene encoding centrosomal protein of 162 kDa-like isoform X5; this translates as MSFRTRNKVVVGISSRSSEEDLRWLMEFIRGTFLELVSDVKYLPITNNNFLEWKDEMRRCSVGILYHTKRHGRINIVDVDGALYHDELQSLYNTLGKSKVLVVVDDLENCSDSERERILDTQSSLRHRSSQLLLFPETGKIEEAKKKKEEFLKFLGNNAGGEDLQVNTKNPEGGLIWKSIKDRIPGASFFSSGFSPFSSHQNSRETSSDPKQNYLSKGLGGKRKSRLKVIIFSRSAQSNYEWLMEWLKTKCVMRPIDVHAFCITNNSTRFYSELPNCSFAILYHTQKQGRLNVTDVTDSLYNEELKELSAFLGRENVIVVIDDLQNTDYTKKNQILRNQPSISRLAWDLYLFNELKKNPENLKDIQRILMGKIEKIQDDEEWAVVDTDFLQDDSGRKPSEPDMSAMGLQQEAFQDSSVDNEPASSGTSSTKSTKEGDLSAARVRKGADDLNGPEAKNIILDPSISTLHEVDSALQDQVSSSFLVYKKSITTNAKWQEHRNITQARFTEMSQKIQKLQSENEELQSQNRRLLREKNENEDAKKQVVEACTKIMKEREGTIEMLHKDLRDKERIIEQERGRIQNMEQKIEELMKELREKKAHEMQTRKENLQQNLHDKDRTTEVEHNTIQNMEQVIQQRKSYIHEIENKPNQEMETRKSNRYEERSPVPGQEDEEKTQHEHRQCKRRTEMMDEGFLWDTTKGNIDARFNHRERSEEIQSLTLANDQIKQLKNIIQQKDEEIQMLKAEVHQKVSALEAQAALIDDLLNASESWKEKATR